One Prinia subflava isolate CZ2003 ecotype Zambia chromosome 8, Cam_Psub_1.2, whole genome shotgun sequence DNA window includes the following coding sequences:
- the FITM2 gene encoding acyl-coenzyme A diphosphatase FITM2: MERLERGGRCLRAALARGRVRRRLPALLLAIAVLGSALKDSDLVPDTPLQNKRNPLNVYFVKLAWAWTLWLLLPFLALTTYELARSKLLYGHTRSALLVLRRLGALLVGTAVWYACTELFVYVENLTGECSLQGRPGQPPRLYASKRECQQHSGVWNGFDISGHCFLLSYCAMMILEEVAVLEALSIDHSSKLRVVINVLFVSLCFLTMIWVFMFLCTAIYFHDFSQKLLGVLIGLSAWYGTYRFWYLKPFSPGLPLPNIPLSSKKHSYSR, translated from the exons ATGGAGCGGCTGGAGCGCGGCGGGCGCTGCCTGCGGGCCGCGCTGGCCCGCGGCCGGGtgcgccgccgcctccccgcgcTGCTGCTCGCCATCGCCGTGCTCGGCTCCGCGCTCAAGGACAGCGACCTGGTGCCCGACACGCCGCTGCAGAACAAGCGCAACCCGCTCAACGT ATACTTCGTGAAGTTGGCCTGGGCCTGGAcgctgtggctgctgctgcccttcctggCCCTCACCACGTACGAGCTGGCCCGGAGCAAGCTCCTGTACGGGCACACCAGGAGCGCGCTGCTGGTGCTGCGGCGCCTGGGCGCGCTGCTGGTGGGCACGGCCGTGTGGTACGCGTGCACCGAGCTCTTCGTCTACGTGGAGAACCTCACCGGGGagtgctccctgcagggcaggccCGGCCAGCCCCCCCGGCTCTACGCCTCCAAGAGGgagtgccagcagcacagcgGCGTCTGGAACGGCTTCGACATCTCGGGGCACTGCTTCCTGCTCTCCTACTGCGCCATGATGATCCTGGaggaggtggctgtgctggaggcgCTGTCCATCGACCACAGCTCCAAGCTGCGGGTGGTGATCAACGTGCTGTTTGTTTCCCTGTGTTTCCTCACCATGATCTGGGTGTTCATGTTCCTCTGTACTGCCATATATTTCCATGACTTCAGCCAAAAGCTTCTCGGTGTGCTGATAGGTCTGTCAGCTTGGTACGGGACGTACAGGTTTTGGTATTTAAAGCCTTTTTCTCCTGGACTACCTCTTCCAAATATACCTTTGAGTTCAAAGAAACACAGCTATAGCAGATAA